The following are encoded together in the Microtus pennsylvanicus isolate mMicPen1 chromosome 8, mMicPen1.hap1, whole genome shotgun sequence genome:
- the LOC142855430 gene encoding immunoglobulin-binding protein 1b-like codes for MASEQELQTPRLPDLLETGRQLLEEVEASTQPMGSRLIQDKVTRALELLEKASDMLLQLDMFSRNEDWEEIASADLKYLLLPALKGALTLKLVDTTHRFNHLQLAREHFMNFLTQSHNYHLADFQLPWGQSSSQESNQPPSAVLEPNLVAMASQRQAKIQRYKQNKAVEQKLAALKSAVESGQADDERVREYYLLQLRRWINISLDEIESIDQELEILRERDSSSEASASRLPPQERPPIKPFVLTRSVAQAQVFGAGYPSLATMTVNDWYEQQQKCEVLPSSDKEVEKQAPPPDSHRVAQQEEEPELEQKEEEEDEDALHRMQQWDDWKDTHPRGYGNRQNMG; via the coding sequence ATGGCATCTGAGCAGGAGCTGCAGACGCCGAGGCTTCCGGACTTGCTGGAAACCGGCAGACAACTTCTGGAGGAGGTAGAAGCCTCAACGCAACCCATGGGCTCCAGGCTAATCCAGGATAAGGTAACGAGGGCCTTGGAACTCCTGGAGAAAGCCTCGGACATGTTATTGCAGCTCGATATGTTCAGCAGGAATGAAGATTGGGAGGAGATTGCTTCTGCTGACCTCAAGTATCTGCTGCTGCCGGCCCTGAAGGGCGCGCTCACACTGAAGCTGGTGGACACCACACATCGCTTCAACCACCTGCAGCTGGCTCGAGAGCACTTCATGAACTTCCTAACCCAGAGCCACAACTACCACTTGGCAGATTTTCAGCTGCCCTGGGGCCAGAGCAGCTCCCAGGAAAGCAACCAGCCCCCTTCAGCCGTCCTGGAGCCCAACCTCGTTGCCATGGCATCCCAGAGGCAGGCCAAAATCCAGAGGTACAAGCAGAATAAGGCGGTGGAGCAGAAGCTGGCTGCCCTGAAGTCAGCAGTGGAGAGTGGTCAGGCTGATGACGAGCGTGTGCGGGAATATTACCTCCTGCAGCTGCGCAGGTGGATCAACATCAGCTTGGATGAGATCGAGAGCATCGACCAGGAGTTAGAGATCCTGAGGGAAAGAGACTCCTCCAGTGAGGCATCAGCTTCTCGTTTGCCTCCTCAGGAGAGACCTCCAATAAAACCCTTTGTCCTCACTCGGAGCGTTGCCCAAGCACAAGTCTTTGGAGCTGGGTACCCAAGTCTGGCGACTATGACGGTGAACGACTGGTATGAGCAGCAGCAGAAATGTGAGGTTTTACCGTCATCAGATAAGGAAGTCGAAAAGCAAGCACCACCACCTGATTCCCACAGAGTGGCTCAGCAAGAAGAAGAGCCGGAGCTGgagcaaaaggaagaagaggaagatgaggatgCCCTCCACAGGATGCAGCAGTGGGATGACTGGAAGGACACCCATCCTAGGGGCTATGGCAACCGACAGAACATGGGCTAA